The segment TTTTCCTAACTTATTTTTTCTATAACCTTTTTTAGCAATATCACTGGATTTACAGTTCAAACATTGAATGTCCATAAAAATCACCAAAACAACCTAAGAATTAACTAATATATATAGATGACGCTAAATAGACAATGTCTAAAGGAAAAAAAGATTATAAATCGCACCTTCATTTTATTGTTAATGATAGTGGAGTTTCTTCATATCTTCAAGATGCTTCTGGAAACAAAGCAGTATTAGAATCAGGAAATGTCAATCCACTGTGTTACATGGATGAAGAAATGGGGTTCACTGTTTCAAAAAGATCCGGTTGTAACACGCAGGGTGGGAAAAACAAATATTGTGGTTTGTATAAAAGCCCACTAGAACTTGTCGTGGATATTGAACAAAAATATGGAGAAATAGTGAGAAGGTATGTTGATCCCGCAAAAATGGATCCCGGGATTATTTATGCACTCATTGCGCAAGAATCAAGAGGGGAACCTAATGCTGATTCAGGAACAGGAGCAGCAGGATTAATGCAGTTTACCAAAGACACTGGATTCAGATATGGTCTTTGTGACGATAAAAAGTGTACAGGAAGAGATGACCGAACTAATCCTGAGAAAAGTATTGCTGCAGGAGTGACGTATTATGGAAGACTTCAAGAGGAGTTCAAGGATTATGCAGAAGGTGATATTTTTGCCATCGCCGCGTACAACGCAGGAAGTGAACTTATCAAGAGAGCAATTGAAAAAACAGAATGGTCTGACCCAACATGGGATCAAGTTGCGGTTATGATTACGCAAGATCTTGTTGGAGATGTGTATGGAACAAAGCATGGAATGGGAAACATAAGTGTCAGAGAAAAGAAAGCATTAGAAATAAAAGACCACGTTAGTAATGTCAGAGGATATTATTCATTTTATATTCCAATAAGAGATAGTAGGGATAGGAGACAAATAGCTGATGACAGAGAGACGGATACAGTAGGAATAAAAGGTCAATAAAAAAAGAATAAAAAATTATAGGAATAAAGATTTAAGGATCACAGCCATCTGGCGTTCCGTCACCATCTGTATCTACGGTATCGTCATATCCTTCACAAACATCATCTTCATCGGAAACACCGTCTCCATCAGAATCTGTTTCAGCTTCCTCTTCCTCATCTTCTATTTCGTCTTCTTCATCTTCAGCGTCATTTTCTGCTTCATTGATGTCATCCTGAAGGTCATCTGCCTGTTCTTCAAGGAAATCTAATTGATCCTGAAGGGAATCTGCTTCTGAGCCTTCAACATCATAAAGGAGATTGTACCATCTGCTGATTTTGGAAAGTTGATATTGGACGTCATCTTCGAGATCATCAAGGTCATCAAAGACATCGTCAATGTCGCTTTCATCGTCCGCGTCATCAATGTCGTCTTCAACATCGTCTAACTCAGATCCAATGTCATCAAGCGCTTCGTCAATTTCATCGATCGCGTTCTCTGCGTTTTCGAGAAGTTGTTCATCTGCGCTGCTTAAAGAAGAGTCATCGTCGTCTTCTTCAGAATCATCTGAAGTTCCAAAGACAAACGTTTGCGTTCCTGTCACTGGCGCAGGATAAGCAAAAGAATATCCTGTAGGAGCATCATTTCGTGATGGCTGTTCTACAGTTGTGTCTGCTGTGCTATCTGTTTCTCCCATAAAGGTGAGAGCGAACAAGAGAGCGCCGAAGCAGAGAATCGTTGTCACTAACAACACTGCAATCATTGCTAAAGGTACTCGTTTTCCCATAGTTGAGGGTAATGAAGCAGGATTTATAAAAGTAGTGTCAAGAGATGAGTTTAGGGGAAAAGTTTAAATGGAAGAAGAGAATAATAAACGGCGAGGGCGGGATTTGAACCCGCGCGTGTCGTGTAACACAAAGGCTTACTCCAAAGCTCTTCACATCGCTGTGGAGAGCTCTTGAGGCCTTCTCCCTAACCATGCTAGGAGACCTCGCCAAAAGACTTAGCTTTTCTTAGAACAAACTTATTATTTGGAATTTAACACTCAACTTACTAAGAGTTAAATTCCTAATATTATGGATTAAAGCTTTAATATCAATCGTGTTGCTTTAATCCAAAATAAAAGAACTTCCGACGAGTTTTCCGAAAATCTTTCGAATAAACCGAAGGATTTACGGATAAAGCGAATAGGTTTCGGTATTTTTGTTTTTTCGCGTGTTTTTTTCGAATATACCGAAAGGATTCTCACATTCATTTCAGTTTTTTAATGTTAAAATAGTCACACTACATACAAAACACGCACTCGCAAAGCGTAAATGTCAGGGGGACCCATTGCCGCGGCAATGGGGTTTATTTGTAATGGAAACATTCCAAAAAAAAGTATTTTCTTCATGAAGGGAAAACGAAAAAAAAGAGACTAAGACAGATACCTTTAAATAACAGAAAGCAATAAACAATAATATGAGCGCGGAAATCTTTATGGGAACAATGATGGTCACTGTCATGCTTCTCTTTTTTGTTTTGGCTATCGGTCTTTTTGTGTTCTGGGTATGGACAATTGTTGATGTCGCGAAACGAGATTTCACGAACAGTAATGAACGATTGATTTGGTTGCTTCTTATTATTTTGCTTGCCCCTATTCCATCTTTGGTTTATTATATTGTCGTCATGCGGCCGAATAATAAAGGCGTTATGAGAGAAGGAAAAACAGAAAAGAAGAAAGGGAAGAAGTAGGTTTTACTGCTTTGAATAGTGTTGATCAAATAGTTTTATTCTAAACAGCCCGTCAAAAAAAGAAGGATCTTCCGCGAATAACCGCTTATAATAAGCATTCGGCTCAATACTTCTCTCAACACAATTTGCGAGAGCATGCGCGATATACGCCGCGGGCTGGATTACGGTAACCTTCCTCTTCGCGCCAGCGCCTAAATCCCGAAGCCGCTGCGGCCGTGTATCCATAAATATAACATCGCTTAAGCGCCTATGCCGCCGCATCCTATCCTCTGCCTGACCCCCAAGAATCGCGTGTGTCGCATAGGTGACAAAGCGTTTTATTTCTCCTGGCAATTTATTTAATGCCTGATTCATTGTACCAAATGTATCAACCATATCATCAGGAACAATACCTGTTTTACCGCGATAATCTGTATCGGTGGGCTCAACAGGGACAAGCATTCCTTTTAACGCGCCAGGATCATTCGCGCGCATTCTTTTTTTATCAATATAGGCGAGAGATGACTGTGTATAGCCGCTCATTTCTCTTACTGTTCTTACAAATTCCAACGCGCCATTATCAGGAGCAATAAAAATAATCCCTTCTCCTTTATTGTCTTTTTCTTCAGAAGTAAGAATATCTGTTGTTTGCAAATATCGCGCTATGAGTGGTGTCGGACTGAGATTAAACGTGTAATGATCCTCTCTTGACCTCCCCAAAAGTCCAAGACAATCCTCAACTATAGATTGAAGATGATCTGAATGATGATGAAGCGTCACAACACCATCACAGCCATGAACCATGAGCGTAAGAAGAACGCTGCTTATGTAATCAGTCTGACCAGCGTGCTTTAATTTGTCGCCATCCAACGATCCCTCTGATAACCTGTTGTACAAACCTATTCCTCTATCCTGCCGTGCGAAAGGAAACTCAGAGAAAACAGCAAAAACCTTGTCAGCGCCAATATGCTTCGCAGTCCGGGCGGCGACAGCCATACGAAAAACCATTTGATCCGGCTGCCAATTGGGATCAGTATCAGGACTCGCGATAAAATAGACGGTCTTTCCCTGGAGCTCATCGCCAAGTTTAGTATGAAAATACCGACACTCACGCCCGCCATCAGTATACGTCTGCGGATTAACTTCTCGCCCATTGCCGGCAATCTCTTCTGGCAAAAGAGTTATTGCGAATTCACCGCTGCTAAACGAAGTAAATTCTATGAGATCATCGCCTATTGGAAGAACACCTTGTGAATTAACAGTATTATAAAAATTGAGAAATCGAGATTTTCGAATCGCGTCCGCGGTCGGGTCGCCTCTTTTTAGAGGAATAACAACGCGCTTTACCACTTCTTCAAGTGTCATCATAAAAACACAATTATTTCTCCATTTTAATAGTTAATCATTTTCCCACAAACAAAATTTTATAAATCATTCCTGCTTCGTTACAACTATGATCATCCTCGGCATAGAATCAACTGCGCACACCTTCGGCATAGGCATCATTAAATCCGTTGGGAAAAAACACATTATTCTCGCAAACGTCAAAGATATTTACACCACAGAAAAAGACGGCATCATTCCCGCGAAAGTCGCTGACCATCATGTAGATGTCTGCGATATTGTTTTCAAGAAAGCGTTGGAAACTGCGAAGATAAAAAAAACAGACATAGACATTATCGCGTTCTCGCAAAGTCCTGGACTTGGTCACACGTTAAGAATCGGCGCGATGTTCGCACGATCGCTTGCGGTCACGCTAAGCAAACCATTAGTAGGAGTCAATCATTGTATCGCGCATCTAGAAATTGGACGATTGCAAACAAAAGCGAAAGATCCCATCCTCCTTTATGTATCCGGCGCGAACACGCAAGTGATTGCCTATGAAGCGGGAAAATATAGAATATTTGGAGAAACGCTGGACATCGGCGTGGGCAATTTTCTCGACACGTTCGCGCGAGCGTTGGGATTAGGGTTTCCAGGCGGTCCGAAGATAGAACAGCTCGCGTTGAAGGGAAAAAAGTACGTAGAGCTTCCCTATGTCGTCAAAGGAATGGATGTCAGCTTTGGCGGAATTCTCACAAATCTCCAAACAAAATTACGAAATAAAGAACACACAAAAGAAGATCTTTGTTATAGCGGCCAAGAAACAGTGTTCAGCATGCTCGTTGAAGTGACAGAACGCGCGCTCGCGCATACAAGAAAAAAAGAAGTGCTCTTAGGAGGCGGTGTCGCGTGCAACAAACGATTGCAGGAAATGGTGAAGATCATGTGCAAAGAACGCGGCGCGAAATCCTATTGTCCAGAAAATCAATTTCTTGTGGATAATGGCGCGATGATCGCGTGGCTCGGCAAATTACAGTTTGACGCGGGAATGGTTCTTAGTGTAGAGAAAGCAATCATCGAACCGTATGTGCGGACAGACGAGATTGTCGTGAAGTGGCGGTGAAAAAAACTGAAATAGTTTATAAATGCTTTTTGAATTCTTTCTGGTGTGAGTAGAGCGCGGGGATTTATTCCATCTACAAAACTTATAAACACGTATTTGGAAGAGATAGGAAAATATCGATTGCTCACAAGAAAAGATGAACAAAGGATAGGAAAAGAACTCACCGGTGAAGCCTGTCTGGAAAAAATGATTGCGGCAAAAACATATGTCTTTGCGCGGGATTATGGAGCGCAGGTCGCTGTTCTCGCGGAAAAAAGCCCTTTCGCAAAACAATGGAGAGCGTATGAAGCGCGTTTTCCAGCGGCGCAGTCAGGAAATGGTACGCTCGAAGAAGAAGTCGCAGCGTTGCGGAAAATGTATAGAGATTCACCAATGCATTATCAGCGATTTCTTGCTGTTACAGCAGGATATCTTAGAGCGATCCAGCCAGAGAGAAAGAAAAAAGCAGGAGAAAAGGCCGAGAAGGCGCAGTGGAATACGCCTATTTCATATCCGAGATGGGGTTCTGTCTGGAAAGCACAGGAAGAAGCGATAGCAAGCCCAAATGAAAAGAGCAGAAAAAAGAAAAAAAAGACAAAATGTGTTCTCTATTTTTCGCCGGAAATGAGAGAAGTCGCTGCGACAGGCAAAGAACTGGAAAACGCGCTTTATCACGCGTACAAACAGCTTATCGCGAACGAAAATAATGCAGGAGAACAATTAGTCCTGGCAAACCTTCGGCTTGTGGTCACAATCGCGAAGCTTTACACGGGAAGAGGTTTGGATTTCGAAGATCTCGTTCAGTATGGAAACATTGGGCTTATGAAATCAGTAGAAAAATTTGATCATAAGCGTGGCTTCAAATTCTCCACGTATGCAATGTGGTGGATACGGCAATCCATTACTCGCGGTTTAGAAAGTGATGGAAAAACAATACGTATTCCTGTGCATAAGATGTCAGACATATATAAACTTCCTAACGTTCATAAGCAGTGTTGGGAAGCGTTGGGAAGAGAACCTACTGAAAGAGAATATGTTGCGTATATTGCGCAAGAACTCAATATCGACGAGGAAAAAGCGCGTATGCTTTTGTCTCAGAGGCATCTTATAACCATTACGTCGCTGGATGGGGTTATTTCTGATACCTCTGAAACACGAGTTGGAGATGTATACCAAGTGCCGGACGCGGGAAGTTCATTAATAAATCATGCGACGCAAAAAGCCGCGGATGCTGCTGAAGATGCCGCAGAGCTTCGCGATCTTATAGACCGCGTCCTTGCAGAACGATTAAATCCACGCGAAGAAAAAATAATTCGAATGAGATGCGGGATTGGAGAACCGAAGGCGTATTCCCTTGAAGAAATTCATTCTTTTTTCGACCTTACCAGAGAAAGAATACGGCAGATAGAGGAAAAAGCGCTGAAAAAGTTGCGTGAATCCGGAAGATGGGGCTATATTCTTGCTCCATTTAATGAATGAAGAAATGAATGAACAAAAATGTGAATGAAAAATCACAAACAGACAATAATCACCTTTTTATATCAGCGACATTTTTCCAATCGCATGGCAAGAGGAAGAGAATCAACAACAACGCAGCAGAAATTAACAGGCGATAACAGAGGAGAAGCGATGAAGAGAGATGCGAAAATTGCTGATGAAAGAGAAAACAATAACGACAAAAAAATAAATAATAACGATAATAATAGTAATTATAAACAAGATAACAATAATAAAACAAAAGCCCCAACTATTTCCGCGTGCATGATTGTCAAAAACGAAGAAAAATTCCTACTTCAATGCCTTGATTCTATAAACAACCTTGTTGATGAAATTATT is part of the Candidatus Woesearchaeota archaeon genome and harbors:
- a CDS encoding lytic transglycosylase domain-containing protein translates to MSKGKKDYKSHLHFIVNDSGVSSYLQDASGNKAVLESGNVNPLCYMDEEMGFTVSKRSGCNTQGGKNKYCGLYKSPLELVVDIEQKYGEIVRRYVDPAKMDPGIIYALIAQESRGEPNADSGTGAAGLMQFTKDTGFRYGLCDDKKCTGRDDRTNPEKSIAAGVTYYGRLQEEFKDYAEGDIFAIAAYNAGSELIKRAIEKTEWSDPTWDQVAVMITQDLVGDVYGTKHGMGNISVREKKALEIKDHVSNVRGYYSFYIPIRDSRDRRQIADDRETDTVGIKGQ
- a CDS encoding PLDc N-terminal domain-containing protein, whose protein sequence is MSAEIFMGTMMVTVMLLFFVLAIGLFVFWVWTIVDVAKRDFTNSNERLIWLLLIILLAPIPSLVYYIVVMRPNNKGVMREGKTEKKKGKK
- a CDS encoding bifunctional N(6)-L-threonylcarbamoyladenine synthase/serine/threonine protein kinase, with product MIILGIESTAHTFGIGIIKSVGKKHIILANVKDIYTTEKDGIIPAKVADHHVDVCDIVFKKALETAKIKKTDIDIIAFSQSPGLGHTLRIGAMFARSLAVTLSKPLVGVNHCIAHLEIGRLQTKAKDPILLYVSGANTQVIAYEAGKYRIFGETLDIGVGNFLDTFARALGLGFPGGPKIEQLALKGKKYVELPYVVKGMDVSFGGILTNLQTKLRNKEHTKEDLCYSGQETVFSMLVEVTERALAHTRKKEVLLGGGVACNKRLQEMVKIMCKERGAKSYCPENQFLVDNGAMIAWLGKLQFDAGMVLSVEKAIIEPYVRTDEIVVKWR
- a CDS encoding sigma-70 family RNA polymerase sigma factor, producing the protein MSRARGFIPSTKLINTYLEEIGKYRLLTRKDEQRIGKELTGEACLEKMIAAKTYVFARDYGAQVAVLAEKSPFAKQWRAYEARFPAAQSGNGTLEEEVAALRKMYRDSPMHYQRFLAVTAGYLRAIQPERKKKAGEKAEKAQWNTPISYPRWGSVWKAQEEAIASPNEKSRKKKKKTKCVLYFSPEMREVAATGKELENALYHAYKQLIANENNAGEQLVLANLRLVVTIAKLYTGRGLDFEDLVQYGNIGLMKSVEKFDHKRGFKFSTYAMWWIRQSITRGLESDGKTIRIPVHKMSDIYKLPNVHKQCWEALGREPTEREYVAYIAQELNIDEEKARMLLSQRHLITITSLDGVISDTSETRVGDVYQVPDAGSSLINHATQKAADAAEDAAELRDLIDRVLAERLNPREEKIIRMRCGIGEPKAYSLEEIHSFFDLTRERIRQIEEKALKKLRESGRWGYILAPFNE